Below is a genomic region from Paludicola sp. MB14-C6.
TTCGTTGTTCACTTGCCTGTCTATTGCTGCTGCTATGCCGGCAGTCATAGGAGACAAATGCATAGAAAATGTGGTATTCTTTATTTTAGATAACTCAGATAAATAGCAGCATACTGTCAGTTGACTAGGAAAGTTTTTAACTAAAATAGTTTTTCTGATAAAACCATTTTGCTCACAATAACGAGACGTAAAATTCATGTTTTGTGGCATTAACCTAGTTGTAAGCTTATCTGAAATATAGGTTTTGGTATTTACGTTCTTTTTACTACTATCCTCACATTCTTTTGTACAATTTTCTTCAAATGTGTAGATATCAAAACTATCAAATTCACGTAAAATAAAGTTTCGCATAACTGTAACAAGCTCTTTTTTCTGTACAGGATAATATTTAATAAGCTGATTTTCCAGAGCAGTTTCAAGCTGCTTTCTTTTTTCAGGTGAACTAGGCTTTATAACAAGATAATAGGCTCTTTGAATACTAGAACTTTGTGATACTTCTACACTAGATATTTTATCAACAATAGCATCACGGTAAATAGCGTATTGATTGTCTAATGATTGATAAAATTCTTTATTGGCATCAAGATTTTCTGTTTTATCAATACCGATAATTTGCATTGAAATATCTAATGTGTCAAGTAGACCTTGCATCTTCTTAATTTCCTGCTTCTTCTCTTTATCAGTCATTATGGATAAGTTAGGTGGTAAAATTCGATAAAAAAACTTTTCTTCACCATTTGATAGAATTGAATTATCTTCAATTTTAAAGTTTAATAGGTTAGTTGCTTTCATTTTCTTTTTCACACTCCCTTAATGAAAAATGTTGTGGCTTACCATAATATTTATGTAATAAGATGATGGTATCAATTGCATTTTTTTGATTGGTTGGTGTTCTCCAACATACAGCCGTTACAATTGCTGAGATAGGCAATAGCCACAATAAATGCAGTAAAATCGCCATTATAGCTGAACATACGGAAAAGATAAGTTCGAAAAATGTAAATCCATATATCAGATATTTTTTATTCAGTCTAGGAGGTATGATATATTCTTTTTGTTCATCCATAGTGTTCTCCTTAATGTTTCGTTAATAGCTGTAAGCCTTGACTCGCCATTGATACCATAGTACTTCCACCTTTAATGCCTGATGAGTAACCGTATTTGGATAGTACTTGTGAAACACCACCCATAGAAAGCCATAATCCAAAACCAAGCAAAACATCTACGATACCTTTGCTATCAGAAATAATAATAAATCCGATGTAAAACAGGATATATTGAAAGGTATAGGTAAAGGCAATTGCAATTGTTTGTCTTAGCCAATCGCCGAGCTTTGTTGTTTCACCACGAACAATATCAGGTACATAGAAGGCTGAAGAAAAAATTTGAATTAACATGGTTCCATATCGTTTTAAAGATATAATCATGAAATAAATTAAAGCTACAGTTACACACATAGTCAGTATCATATTGATAAATAGTGTGAGTGCTGGATTGGCTGCTGGATTTGTCGCTATATTCGAAACAACCTTGACTAGATCAGTATCTTTTTTTAGATTTAAATAAGTGGTTAATAAATTAGCAATTTGCATGATTCCAATAGAGAGATAGGAATACATGCTTACAAATAGTAACCCTTTAATGAAATTTAAAGAAACAGCAACCCAATCTATTTGTTTCATTGATCCGGCTTCTTCAGCTGCATCAAACAAAGAGAAAACAAAAGCAAGTACGAATACTACACCATTAACCCACATTGAAAATGCTAAGAAACCTTTGATGATATAATTGTCCCAAAAGTCAAAAGTAATCTCATTGAAAAATTTCATGCATATTGTGAAAATATCGTTAATACCATTATAAATTCCCTCAAAAATAAACTCGAATATCTTAGAAATAATAGACATTTGTATTACTCCTTTATACGCCTACCATACTCCACATCCAAAATGGAGCACTGCCGATGACAATTAGCACGGCACAAGCGACAGCTATTGGAACAATTTTATCGCTAAACTCTTGTCCTTGCTTTTTCTTGGCAGCAGCGCCGGCTATTAAAAATATAAGTATAATAATAATTACTATATCAATAATAGGTAAAACAACGAAATTAACAATTGGCTTAATTTGTTCTATAAATTTTTCTTTTGCTTGTTGAAGACCACCAACCACATTAACATCAAGTGCAACAGTGTTAACTTCGTTTAGAAGTGATGTAAAGAAATTATTCATCTGATAATACCTCTTTCTTTATTATGTATTTGTACGTTGTTTACTGGATTTTGCTGTTGTGTATTGGAACTCATTTTTTTTAGATCTTCGTTCCAATCTTTTGACACTGGAATTTTGTCTTTTACTATGCCTGTGTAGCCAATTTCATTCAGCCACTTTTTAATTTCATTGCGACATTTCATGCCGGCATCATCATTATCAGTTGCTAGATAGATTAGCTTAATATCGGCATTTTGTGGCTGCATCATGTGATATTTAAAACAATCCACGTAAGTACCGCCTAACGCAAGATAATTATATTGGTTATAGTCTCTTCCATTTACATGAAGCAGTGTCATAAGGGATAGGTTATCTATGGCAGCTTCTGAAACGAAAAGGGACTTTGCATTGTTGTTGATGTAAAGTCCCACTTGTTTATTAAATTCATTTGTTCCTGGCATTTCACGCTTATATGGGCTATCTGTGATTGTTGAGCGTTTA
It encodes:
- a CDS encoding DUF3852 family protein, coding for MNNFFTSLLNEVNTVALDVNVVGGLQQAKEKFIEQIKPIVNFVVLPIIDIVIIIILIFLIAGAAAKKKQGQEFSDKIVPIAVACAVLIVIGSAPFWMWSMVGV
- a CDS encoding conjugal transfer protein TrbL family protein yields the protein MSIISKIFEFIFEGIYNGINDIFTICMKFFNEITFDFWDNYIIKGFLAFSMWVNGVVFVLAFVFSLFDAAEEAGSMKQIDWVAVSLNFIKGLLFVSMYSYLSIGIMQIANLLTTYLNLKKDTDLVKVVSNIATNPAANPALTLFINMILTMCVTVALIYFMIISLKRYGTMLIQIFSSAFYVPDIVRGETTKLGDWLRQTIAIAFTYTFQYILFYIGFIIISDSKGIVDVLLGFGLWLSMGGVSQVLSKYGYSSGIKGGSTMVSMASQGLQLLTKH